The following proteins are co-located in the Xiphophorus maculatus strain JP 163 A chromosome 8, X_maculatus-5.0-male, whole genome shotgun sequence genome:
- the LOC102238201 gene encoding RIMS-binding protein 2-like isoform X4: MRDQTTSTKMEDLLRKSQMELQWIQRQLAMIGARNRHHQHLLHIKGKSKSEFSSQQGVGHAAVYNVNRFRVLEEKNRALKQEVVALRQEKQHYRKVKAKLHAALQERNRLNLELISHQLRASKHEQVRCDYVQLRQTFATVSREKDKAQKERNQLQAKVENLEHVLKAWDQTDQQHEEAIQLLEVKLCDLEQKCRSHSDHFHQLSKRLPNIRLQSEPVEFLNSNSTLVSQIPTSSKEKLSQVIDEFEAWMQKGDESAPIAQLLIPQFSPCPLKTEDSEAFKLLSVKSSTVATDRSSSPRQHPPSEMEDETSSSPRSKPRYTGQVRLCTARYSYNPYDGPNEHPEAELPLVAGKYLYVYGDMDDDGFYEGELLDGQRGLVPSNFVEFVQDKEKLIGEGAEDLGPLEHTSLVLMTVDGGASQDVMLGSSNSLVPCSNGTGGTLDPEDLAEDVVPYPRKITLIKQLARSVIVAWEPPVVPLGWGNISGYNVLVDGELRASIPYTGRTKCLLEKLDLDSCIYRVSVQSVTDRGLSDELRCTVLVGANVVVAPCGMRVDDIQRDTAELSWLPSNSNYSHTVYLDGVEHAVVKPGRYRLRFHNLNPLTVYKVQVVAQPHQVPWQLPLEQRERKEAGVEFCTQAAGPTPYCRTGPPMPPQDVQVLCGQAPGVLQVCWKPPILSPTGTSNGANVVGYAVCTKGQRIAEVLFPMADYVTIDLTRIQCLEAREVIVKTLSVQGESQDSQVAVIPNNLLVPLPALPLPPPMHPHAGPPLHPHPQPHLPSPHLPHPTPQLPPPPHGQPHPPHPQTHPRLPHPGGTPHPQPQPLHLQPRPLHQGPRPQHQLPLLPHPLPHPIPQRPVSARDLDAKEHTAHHGGAIPPGQPGWDPSRSPLQPPLPMQGHTLEAPPPVHLRSPSPQRILPQPQGTLIPDTVAKAIAREAAQRVAAESGKVWKEHHTNVTQNIAGDRRMGRFGEQGHSFHQHPSDEEEEDEEGFARGRRRGPSVDEFLRGSELGRPPHYSHNEDYHSESSRGSDLSDIMEEDEEELYSEMQLEEGRRRNSHNTPKTNSPGGVRHDRDNGRRIQHGGSHPKRRPLMVPSIEVTSENNNEGNPSPINEDVNYGRVARHKAWSSRRHTGGIRCPHDGYRNRDRRSPTYYDESEPEEPFRIFVALFDYDPLSMSPNPDAADEELPFKEGQIIKVYGDKDTDGFYRGAIKGRMGLLPCNMVSEIRADDEETMDQLIKQGFLPLSTPVDKIEQNRRGLRRDQASRRMVALYDYDPRESSPNVDVEAELTFCAGDIVAVFGDIDEDGFYYGELNGHRGLVPSNFLEEVPDDVEVYLTDTPSHYPQEEPANRPPVNSAANVSEGKRVTAENTDTANNITTPVRAPSPIVRPLLPGTMRPLSPPRGHHVPLDPRDPQDLANKKKKGILSKGKKLLKRLSPVKQQ; encoded by the exons GTGCGATGCGACTATGTCCAGCTGAGACAAACGTTTGCCACAGTGAGCCGGGAGAAAGACAAGGCCCAGAAAGAAAGGAACCAACTCCAGGCCAAAGTCGAAAATCTGGAACATGTGCTTAAG GCTTGGGATCAAACTGACCAACAGCATGAGGAAGCAATACAGTTATTAGAG GTCAAACTTTGTGACCTGGAGCAGAAATGCAGGTCACACAGTGATCATTTCCACCAGCTGTCGAAAAGGCTGCCAAACATCCGTTTGCAATCAGAGCCTGTGGAGTTCCTTAATAGTAATTCTACCTTGGTGTCCCAGATCCCGACCTCATCAAAGGAGAAACTCTCCCAAGTCATTGATGAATTTGAAGCCTGGATGCAGAAAG GTGATGAGAGTGCACCAATTGCTCAGCTTCTGATCCCTCAGTTTTCACCCTGCCCTCTGAAGACTGAAGACAGTGAAGCATTCAAACTGCTGTCTGTCAAATCCAGCACCGTAGCAACGGATCGCTCCAGCAGCCCCCGACAGCATCCCCCATCAGAG ATGGAGGATGAGACAAGCTCATCACCAAGGTCCAAACCTCGCTACACAGGCCAGGTCCGCCTTTGCACTGCCCGTTACAG TTATAACCCTTATGATGGACCGAATGAACATCCTGAAGCAGAGCTCCCTCTTGTGGCTGGAAAATATCTATACGTGTATGGAGACATGGATGATGATGGCTTTTATGAAG GGGAGTTGCTGGATGGTCAAAGAGGACTTGTTCCTTCCAACTTTGTTGAATTTGTCCAggataaagaaaaactaattggAGAGGGAGCGGAAGACTTAGGCCCTCTGGAACACACATCCCTGGTCCTGATGACCGTGGATGGAGGTGCCTCCCAGGATGTAATGCTAGGCTCAAGTAATTCCCTTGTTCCATGTAGCAATGGGACAGGGGGGACTTTAGATCCTGAGGACTTAGCTGAGGATGTTGTGCCTTACCCCCGTAAGATAACCCTCATCAAGCAGCTGGCACGTAGTGTTATTGTGGCATGGGAGCCTCCAGTAGTGCCTTTGGGCTGGGGGAACATCTCTGGCTACAACGTATTAGTCGATGGGGAGCTTCGTGCCAGTATACCATACACCGGCCGGACCAAGTGCTTGCTGGAAAAGCTGGACTTGGACAGCTGCATTTATCGTGTCTCCGTGCAGAGTGTCACTGACCGCGGCTTGTCGGATGAGCTCCGTTGCACCGTGCTGGTGGGAGCCAACGTGGTGGTGGCACCATGCGGCATGCGGGTGGATGACATCCAGCGGGACACTGCCGAGCTCTCCTGGCTGCCTAGCAACAGTAACTACAGTCACACTGTGTACTTAGATGGGGTGGAGCATGCTGTAGTAAAGCCTGGAAGGTATAGACTACGGTTCCACAACCTGAATCCCCTAACGGTGTATAAGGTCCAAGTGGTGGCACAGCCCCATCAGGTGCCATGGCAACTGCCTCTGGAGCAGAGGGAAAGGAAAGAAGCTGGAGTGGAGTTTTGTACTCAAGCAGCAG GCCCAACACCATATTGCAGAACAG GTCCCCCGATGCCCCCACAGGATGTTCAGGTGCTCTGTGGGCAGGCTCCAGGGGTTCTGCAAGTCTGCTGGAAGCCTCCCATCCTCTCTCCAACAGGCACATCTAATGGGGCTAATGTTGTTGGCTATGCAGTCTGCACTAAAGGACAAAGG ATAGCTGAGGTGCTGTTTCCAATGGCAGACTATGTCACTATTGATCTGACAAGAATTCAATGCCTGGAGGCCAGAGAAGTCATTGTTAAGACACTGTCAGTCCAGGGAGAATCCCAGGACTCCCAAGTCGCCGTCATTCCAAACAACCTGCTTGTGCCTCTACCTGCCCTACCCCTGCCGCCCCCAATGCACCCACACGCGGGCCCTCCTCTGCACCCTCATCCTCAACCTCACCTCCCATCTCCTCACCTTCCTCACCCCACACCCCAACTTCCGCCTCCACCTCATGGGCAACCTCATCCTCCACATCCACAAACCCATCCCAGACTTCCTCATCCAGGCGGAACCCCGCACCCCCAACCACAGCCCTTACACCTGCAGCCTCGCCCTCTCCACCAGGGTCCCAGGCCCCAGCACCAACTGCCTCTGCTCCCCCACCCTCTGCCCCACCCTATACCTCAGAGACCAGTAAGTGCCAGAGACCTGGATGCCAAAGAGCACACCGCCCACCATGGAGGAGCTATTCCGCCTGGCCAGCCTGGCTGGGACCCAAGCCGATCACCTTTGCAGCCTCCTTTGCCCATGCAAGGCCACACTCTGGAGGCCCCTCCCCCTGTCCATTTGCGTTCCCCTTCCCCTCAGAGGATTCTTCCTCAGCCCCAAGGCACGCTGATCCCAGATACCGTGGCCAAAGCTATTGCTCGAGAAGCAGCACAGAGGGTGGCAGCAGAAAGTGGCAAGGTCTGGAAAGAGCACCACACAAATGTTACACAAAATATTGCA ggAGACAGAAGGATGGGGAGATTTGGAGAGCAGGGTCATTCATTTCACCAGCATCCCtctgatgaggaagaggaagatgaggagggATTTGCACGAGGACGTCGGAGAGGACCCTCAGTTGACGAGTTTCTCAGAGGCTCTGAGTTGGGAAGGCCG CCTCACTATAGTCACAATGAAGATTATCACAGCGAGAGCAGCCGGGGCTCTGACCTGTCTGACATCatggaggaggatgaggaggagctgTACTCTGAGATGCAGCTGGAAGAGGGACGACGACGCAACTCGCACAACACACCCAAG ACAAACAGTCCTGGTGGAGTCCGCCATGACCGGGACAATGGCAGGCGAATTCAACATGGTGGATCACATCCTAAGAGGCGACCTCTAATGGTCCCATCCATTG AAGTAACCTCTGAGAATAACAATGAGGGAAACCCCTCCCCCATCAACGAAGATGTTAACTATGGCAGAGTAGCTCGACACAAGGCGTGGTCATCCCGCAGGCACACGGGCGGCATCAGGTGTCCCCATG aCGGCTACCGGAATCGGGACCGACGCTCTCCAACGTACTATGACGAGTCAGAGCCTGAGGAACCTTTTCGGATATTTGTGGCGCTCTTTGACTACGATCCTCTGTCTATGTCCCCCAACCCAGATGCTGCAGATGAGGAGCTACCATTCAAAGAAGGGCAGATAATTAAG GTTTATGGTGATAAGGACACAGATGGGTTTTACAGAGGAGCAATAAAAGGCAGGATGGGGCTTCTCCCCTGTAACATGGTGTCCGAGATACGAGCAGACGATGAGGAGACCATGGATCAGCTCATCAAGCAGGGCTTTCTGCCTCTCAGCACCCCCGTGGACAAAATAG AGCAGAACAGACGAGGTCTCCGCCGAGATCAGGCCTCAAGGAGGATGGTGGCGCTCTACGACTACGACCCCAGAGAGAGCTCCCCTAATGTTGATGTTGAG GCTGAGCTGACCTTCTGTGCTGGTGACATCGTTGCTGTTTTTGGAGACATTGATGAAGATGGGTTTTACTAT GGTGAGCTCAATGGCCATCGTGGCTTGGTGCCCTCTAACTTCTTGGAAGAAGTGCCTGATGATGTGGAGGTCTATCTGACCGACACCCCGTCCCACTACCCCCAGGAAGAACCCGCCAACCGGCCCCCTGTAAACTCCGCTGCAAACGTGTCAGAGGGAAAACGG GTcactgcagaaaacacagacaCGGCCAACAACATTACAACCCCTGTCCGGGCGCCGTCCCCAATCGTTCGCCCCCTCCTTCCAGGAACTATGAGACCGCTTAGCCCTCCAAGGGGTCACCATGTTCCGCTGGACCCCAGGGACCCTCAAGATCTGgcaaacaagaagaagaaaggaataCTTTCCAAAGGAAAGAAACTGCTAAAGAGACTCTCTCCTGTGAAACAACAATAA